Proteins encoded together in one Argiope bruennichi chromosome 1, qqArgBrue1.1, whole genome shotgun sequence window:
- the LOC129971275 gene encoding caveolin-2-like, with product MQNRDPNTLNEYLQVEFDDVIAEPEGTYSVDCVWKSSNRLFTCSKNCCYKTLTLICGLPIAFISGCTFACLSFQHIWCVSPALRQCRINCYMVRQYLTSILDSCLGPCCSEMGLCLSRIRIGKYQLTSNEVV from the coding sequence GTGGAGTTCGATGATGTCATAGCGGAGCCCGAAGGTACCTACTCCGTCGATTGCGTTTGGAAAAGCTCCAACCGCCTGTTCACCTGCTCCAAGAATTGCTGCTATAAGACCCTCACTCTGATTTGCGGCCTACCCATCGCCTTCATTTCAGGCTGCACATTCGCATGTTTGTCGTTCCAGCACATCTGGTGTGTTTCCCCCGCTCTGCGTCAGTGCCGCATCAATTGCTACATGGTGCGACAGTACCTCACCTCGATCCTCGACTCGTGCCTCGGACCCTGTTGCAGCGAAATGGGACTCTGTCTGAGCAGAATCCGTATTGGCAAATACCAACTCACTTCTAATGAAGTGGTGTAA